In the Phaseolus vulgaris cultivar G19833 chromosome 7, P. vulgaris v2.0, whole genome shotgun sequence genome, one interval contains:
- the LOC137830304 gene encoding uncharacterized protein: MLFPLFNYSIKGAGMFSGMVGVDNSLQPQQQQNPHHLQHHPQMVPYAPHHDTDPHHPHHNQSIKQGYPPYSSAKTKQQQHSGLSDEDDDTSDPKKKVSLWQRMKWTDTMVRLLIMAVYYIGDEGGSEGTDKKKSLGMLQKKGKWKSVSRAMMEKGSYVSPQQCEDKFNDLNKRYKRVNDILGKGTACRVVENQNLLETMELSPKMKEEVKKLLNSKHLFFREMCAYHNSCGHVNNNPPQQGETGGDVPQSQAQLHQQQPQQQQPQQQQQQQPCFHSSEVENLGASGVEGLRMLKVGNGEENDDDSDEEEDSEDDSDEEEDDSGEGGSRGNVGHGHENMEDDNDGRSMRKRARKVREVPVSPLMMQQLSAEVSGVFQDGGRSAWDKKQWMRSRILQLEEQQISYQSQSFELEKQRLKWARFSSKKEREMKRAKLENERRRLENERMVLLIRQKEFELMSLQHQQKHQQQQHSST, translated from the exons atgCTCTTTCCTCTCTTCAACTATTCGATTAAGG GCGCTGGAATGTTCTCTGGGATGGTAGGAGTGGATAACTCTCTGCAACCGCAGCAACAACAAAACCCTCACCACTTGCAACACCACCCCCAAATGGTTCCCTATGCTCCACACCATGACACTGATCCACATCATCCACACCATAATCAATCCATCAAACAAGGGTACCCTCCCTATTCTTCGGCCAAGACCAAACAACAGCAGCATAGTGGCCTCAGTGATGAGGATGATGACACCTCGGACCCCAAGAAGAAGGTCTCGCTGTGGCAGAGAATGAAGTGGACTGACACCATGGTGAGGCTTTTGATAATGGCGGTTTATTACATTGGTGATGAGGGTGGCTCGGAAGGGACTGATAAGAAGAAGTCCTTGGGTATGTTGCAGAAGAAAGGGAAGTGGAAGTCGGTGTCCAGGGCTATGATGGAGAAAGGGTCCTATGTTTCTCCTCAACAGTGTGAGGACAAGTTCAATGACTTGAACAAGAGGTATAAGAGGGTGAATGATATTCTTGGCAAGGGAACTGCTTGCAGGGTTGTGGAGAATCAGAATTTGTTGGAAACGATGGAGTTGTCACCAAAGATGAAAGAGGAGGTAAAGAAGTTGCTCAATTCCAAACATTTGTTCTTCAGGGAAATGTGTGCTTACCATAATAGTTGTGGTCATGTGAATAACAATCCTCCACAGCAAGGAGAGACTGGGGGTGACGTGCCTCAGTCTCAGGCTCAACTACATCAGCAGCAGCCTCAGCAACAACAGCCTCAGCAACAACAGCAACAGCAACCTTGTTTTCATTCATCAGAGGTGGAGAATTTGGGGGCTTCAGGGGTGGAGGGTTTGAGGATGTTGAAAGTGGGAAATGGGGAAGAGAATGATGATGATTCTGATGAGGAGGAAGACTCTGAGGATGATTCGGATGAGGAGGAAGATGATTCAGGAGAAGGTGGTTCAAGGGGTAATGTGGGGCATGGACATGAAAATATGGAGGATGATAATGATGGAAGGTCAATGAGGAAGAGGGCAAGGAAAGTGAGGGAAGTTCCTGTGTCACCACTGATGATGCAGCAACTGAGTGCTGAGGTGAGTGGTGTGTTCCAAGATGGGGGTAGGAGTGCTTGGGACAAGAAGCAATGGATGAGGAGCAGGATACTGCAGTTGGAGGAGCAGCAAATAAGCTATCAGAGTCAATCATTTGAGTTGGAGAAGCAAAGGTTGAAATGGGCAAGGTTTAGCAGCAAGAAGGAGAGGGAAATGAAGAGAGCCAAACTTGAAAATGAACGAAGGAGGCTTGAGAATGAGAGAATGGTTTTGCTCATTCGCCAGAAGGAGTTTGAACTGATGAGTCTTCAACACCAACAAAAGCATCAACAACAGCAACATTCTTCCACTTAG